Proteins co-encoded in one Zalophus californianus isolate mZalCal1 chromosome 9, mZalCal1.pri.v2, whole genome shotgun sequence genomic window:
- the LOC118357365 gene encoding putative uncharacterized protein encoded by MIR1915-HG, producing the protein MEACERELGSWGSPGRKGSFSTRRKGRWASPPPPGTEARELARLAARRGAGGTTGQQRLLQVPGASAVAAPRGLLRWNQPRSPPALLALPQQWFHPLPISLPKRALTVQNGRSVLAPAAISLTPWPHFLQHLIRGSPGIDLDDHN; encoded by the exons ATGGAGGCCTGCGAGCGGGAGCTCGGGAGCTGGGGGAGTCCGGGTCGGAAAGGAAGCTTTAGCACGCGGAGGAAAGGGCGGTGGG cgtCCCCACCCCCTCCGGGGACCGAGGCCCGAGAGCTGGCGAGGCTGGCGGCGCGCCGCGGCGCGGGTGGAACCACGGGGCAGCAGCGCCTCCTGCAGGTGCCTGGCGCCTCCGCAGTAGCCGCGCCGCGCGGTCTCTTAAGGTGGAACCAGCCTCGTTCCCCACCCGCGCTTTTGGCTCTTCCGCAACAGTGGTTCCACCCGCTGCCAATCTCCCTCCCGAAACGGGCCTTGACTGTCCAGAATGGTCGGAGCGTGTTGGCCCCCGCTGCTATTTCCTTGACCCCTTGGCCCCACTTCCTGCAGCACCTCATCCGAGGGAGCCCCGGTATCGATTTGGACGATCACAATTGA